The Bos indicus isolate NIAB-ARS_2022 breed Sahiwal x Tharparkar chromosome X, NIAB-ARS_B.indTharparkar_mat_pri_1.0, whole genome shotgun sequence genome has a window encoding:
- the PABPC5 gene encoding polyadenylate-binding protein 5, producing the protein MGSGEPNPAGKKKKYLKAALYVGDLDPDVTEDMLYKKFRPAGPLRFTRICRDPVTRSPLGYGYVNFRFPADAEWALNTMNFDLINGKPFRLMWSQPDDRLRKSGIGNIFIKNLDKSIDNRALFYLFSAFGSILSCKVVCDDNGSKGYAYVHFDSLAAANRAIWHMNGVRLNNRQVYVGRFKFPEERAAEVRTRDKATFTNVFVKNFGDDMDDDKLKELFSEYGPTESVKVIRDSSGKSKGFGFVRYETHEAAQKAVLDLHGKSIDGKVLYVGRAQKKIERLAELRRRFERLRLKEKSRPPGVPIYIKNLDETIDDEKLKEEFSSFGSISRAKVMVEVGQGKGFGVICFSSFEEATKAVDEMNGRIVGSKPLQVTLGQARRRW; encoded by the coding sequence atggggagtggggagcctaATCCTGCtggcaagaaaaagaagtacCTCAAGGCTGCCCTGTATGTGGGTGACTTGGACCCAGATGTTACTGAGGACATGTTATATAAAAAGTTCAGGCCTGCTGGACCTCTGCGCTTCACTCGAATCTGCCGTGACCCGGTGACCCGCAGCCCCCTGGGCTATGGCTACGTTAACTTCCGCTTTCCTGCGGATGCTGAGTGGGCACTGAACACCATGAATTTTGATTTGATTAATGGCAAACCATTCCGTCTAATGTGGTCTCAGCCAGATGATCGCTTAAGAAAGTCTGGAATTGGAAATATATTCATCAAAAACCTGGACAAATCCATTGACAACAGGGCCcttttttatctgttttcagCTTTTGGGAGCATTCTCTCCTGCAAAGTCGTATGCGATGACAATGGCTCTAAGGGTTATGCCTATGTGCACTTTGACAGCCTGGCCGCTGCCAATAGGGCCATCTGGCACATGAATGGAGTGCGGCTCAACAACCGCCAGGTGTATGTTGGCCGATTCAAATTTCCGGAAGAGAGGGCTGCTGAAGTTAGAACTAGGGATAAAGCGACTTTCACTAATGTTTTCGTTAAAAACTTTGGAGATGACATGGATGACGACAAACTGAAGGAACTTTTCAGCGAGTATGGGCCAACTGAAAGCGTTAAGGTAATAAGAGATTCCAGTGGGAAATCGAAAGGCTTTGGATTTGTGAGATATGAGACACATGAGGCTGCCCAAAAGGCTGTGTTAGATCTGCATGGAAAGTCCATCGATGGGAAAGTGCTCTATGTAGGGCGAGCACAGAAGAAAATTGAACGTCTTGCTGAGTTAAGGAGAAGATTTGAGCGgctgagattaaaagaaaaaagtcggCCTCCAGGGGTGCCTATCTATATTAAGAACCTGGACGAGACCATtgatgatgaaaaactgaaggaGGAATTTTCTTCCTTTGGGTCAATTAGTCGGGCCAAAGTGATGGTGGAGGTGGGGCAAGGCAAAGGGTTTGGTGTTATCTGCTTCTCCTCTTTTGAAGAGGCTACCAAAGCAGTAGATGAGATGAATGGTCGCATAGTGGGCTCCAAGCCTCTGCAAGTCACTCTGGGCCAGGCCAGGCGCAGGTGGTGA